GGTCTGATAGATTTTTGACCATTCGCTCAATTCATAACGATAACAAACTGAATATTCAGGGGAATACATGCGCAAGATCACACTGGCGCTCAGCGCCGCCTGCTTATTGTTCTCGCTTAATAGTGCAGTCGGTGCCAGAGCCTCAGCGCCAACACCGTTATACACCGGAACCACCGCCGCTATTCTGGCTGAACAAGCCCCCATTCACTGGGTTTCCGTGGCACAAATCGAAAACAGCCTGATGGGCCGCGCGCCAATGGCCGTTGGTTTCGACATCGACGATACCGTCCTCTTTTCCAGCCCTGGCTTCTGGCGTGGCAAAAAAACTTACTCGCCAGGCAGCGAGGAGTATCTGAAAAACCCGGAATTTTGGGAAAAAATGAACAACGGCTGGGATGAGTTCAGCATCCCGAAAGAAGTGGGTCGCGCGCTGATTGCGATGCACGTGAAACGCGGCGACAGCATCTATTTCGTTACTGGCCGCAGTCAGACCAAAACCGAAACCGTCACCAAAACGCTGCAAGGTGATTTTTCGATTCCAGCCGCTAATATGAATCCCGTGATTTTTGCCGGGGATAAACACGGGCAAAACACCAAAACCCAGTGGCTTGAGCAGAAAAATATCAAAGTGTTCTACGGCGATTCGGATAACGATATCTCTGCGGCCCGCGATGTGGGTGCCCGTGGCATCCGCGTATTGCGTGCCTCCAACTCGACGTATCGCCCGCTGCCAATGGCGGGTTCCTTCGGTGAAGAGGTGATTGTTAATTCGGAATACTGACGTGCGATGATTTTTTGAACAAATCAGACCTGGCCGGGTTTACCTTTTGTCGTCTTGCTGCACACTTAAAGGGGCAGGTCCTCAGGTCGCACTCAACCCATTTACAGGGGAGCAAAGATGACAATTTCGGAGATACTTCAGTACTGCATGAATAAACCGGGCGCGGGGCAAAGTGTCCACAGCGACTGGAAAGCCACGCAGATCAAGGTGGCAGACGTGCTGTTTGCGATGGTGAAAGAGGTCGAAGGGCGTCCGGCGGCATCGTTAAAAACCAGCCCGGAACTGGCGGATTTACTGCGTCAGCAGCACAGCGATGTGCGACCGAGCAAGCATCTGAATAAAGCGCACTGGAGCACCGTCTATCTCGACGGCTCGCTGCCGGATTCGCAGATTTACTATTTAGTCGATGCCTCTTACAAGCAGGCTTTTGAGCTGCTGCCGGAAAATACCCGACAGCAGCTTTCCGTTTAAGACTCGAGCAACGGTTTCAGGAAGCGCGCGGTGTGCGAAGCTTCGCACTCTGCCACCGTCTCTGGCGTACCCGAGACGAGGATTTCACCGCCGCCGCTGCCGCCTTCCGGGCCGAGATCCACAATCCAGTCTGCGGTTTTGATAACATCCAGATTGTGCTCAATGACCACAATGGTGTTGCCCTGATCGCGCAACTGATGCAGCACTTCAAGCAACTGCTGGATATCAGCAAAGTGCAGGCCGGTGGTTGGCTCATCCAGAATATACAGCGTCTGGCCGGTTCCGCGCTTCGACAGCTCGCGCGCCAGCTTCACGCGCTGCGCCTCACCGCCGGAAAGCGTCGTCGCTGACTGGCCGAGACGAATGTAGGTCAGCCCCACATCCATCAGCGTTTGCAGCTTACGCGCCAGCGCAGGTACGGCATCGAAGAACTCACGCGCTTCTTCAATGGTCATATCCAGCACTTCGTGGATGGTCT
Above is a window of Lelliottia jeotgali DNA encoding:
- a CDS encoding NMN phosphatase, Class B acid phosphatase precursor; protein product: MRKITLALSAACLLFSLNSAVGARASAPTPLYTGTTAAILAEQAPIHWVSVAQIENSLMGRAPMAVGFDIDDTVLFSSPGFWRGKKTYSPGSEEYLKNPEFWEKMNNGWDEFSIPKEVGRALIAMHVKRGDSIYFVTGRSQTKTETVTKTLQGDFSIPAANMNPVIFAGDKHGQNTKTQWLEQKNIKVFYGDSDNDISAARDVGARGIRVLRASNSTYRPLPMAGSFGEEVIVNSEY